A region from the Solibacillus sp. FSL H8-0523 genome encodes:
- a CDS encoding cobalamin biosynthesis protein CobN, translated as MLLGFYSGLIVFILLFIIVLVVFIKTLKLKQQNTLPAIMLGVLLVFTLVVASIYSVDFYFLKSGQTKSTSGACSLEYVTGNGNSMDSTDVTIGDKTYSIKSSRFKEVEDGQYNCTISYLPITKIVTEISLSK; from the coding sequence ATGTTACTAGGATTTTATAGTGGGCTTATTGTGTTTATTCTCTTATTTATTATCGTACTCGTAGTCTTCATCAAAACGTTGAAGCTAAAGCAACAAAACACGTTGCCAGCAATTATGCTCGGCGTTTTACTCGTATTTACACTCGTTGTTGCTAGCATTTATAGTGTTGACTTTTACTTTTTAAAAAGTGGACAAACCAAGTCAACGTCTGGCGCGTGTTCGCTTGAATATGTGACTGGTAATGGCAATAGTATGGATTCAACCGATGTGACGATTGGCGACAAAACTTATTCGATTAAGTCCAGTCGTTTTAAAGAAGTTGAAGATGGTCAGTACAATTGCACAATCTCGTATTTACCCATCACAAAAATTGTGACAGAAATCTCGCTCAGCAAATAA
- a CDS encoding alpha/beta hydrolase encodes MRSWQSVAFEKFLRLRGTKKKFQHAQLMDDFIASKYNDPAYQLDESYRVKQDILKNEINGMRYYTINEQRQPEKVIYYFHGGAYINDPLSFHWRYLVKLARTTEFTIVVPIYPKLPRYTVVECYEAIHALYDRLLEKYDTTFLFMGDSAGGGLALGLAQDVKRLGKKQPQHVILHSAWLDVTGEDPRYEHIEKLDPMLGVQGAQRLGKMWAKNAGVKNHIVSPLYGELHDIGQITLFVGTAELLYVDAQLLLEKAKQQGVDIHYFEYEKMNHVFPVFPIPEAKKAFQELVAIIKE; translated from the coding sequence GTGCGTAGCTGGCAAAGTGTAGCATTTGAAAAGTTTTTACGATTGCGCGGAACGAAGAAAAAATTTCAACATGCACAGTTGATGGATGATTTTATTGCGAGTAAATACAACGATCCAGCATATCAATTAGATGAATCCTACCGGGTCAAGCAGGACATTTTGAAAAACGAAATAAATGGCATGCGCTATTATACGATTAATGAACAACGTCAACCAGAAAAAGTGATTTACTATTTTCACGGTGGTGCGTACATTAATGACCCATTAAGCTTTCATTGGCGCTATTTGGTGAAGCTTGCCCGTACAACAGAATTTACGATTGTTGTTCCGATTTATCCGAAATTACCACGCTATACGGTTGTAGAATGCTATGAGGCGATTCATGCATTGTATGACCGACTTCTCGAAAAATATGACACAACGTTTTTATTCATGGGTGATTCAGCGGGCGGTGGGCTAGCGCTGGGCTTAGCGCAGGACGTGAAGCGGTTAGGAAAAAAGCAACCGCAGCATGTAATCTTGCATTCCGCATGGCTGGATGTGACAGGTGAGGACCCGCGCTATGAGCACATCGAAAAGCTAGATCCCATGTTAGGTGTGCAAGGAGCGCAAAGACTCGGGAAAATGTGGGCAAAAAACGCAGGGGTCAAAAATCACATTGTTAGCCCGCTATACGGGGAGCTTCACGATATCGGCCAAATCACGCTATTTGTTGGGACGGCAGAGCTCTTATATGTGGATGCGCAGCTACTCCTCGAAAAAGCAAAGCAACAAGGCGTGGATATCCATTATTTTGAGTACGAAAAAATGAATCACGTTTTCCCGGTATTTCCAATTCCAGAAGCGAAAAAAGCGTTTCAGGAGCTAGTGGCTATTATTAAAGAATAA
- a CDS encoding VOC family protein produces the protein MDIILVKLQTNQLNAMKFFYESILGFKVLEEAHNKFTIQTGLTVVTFSDERVTKNPFYHFAFDIPSNQFNSAKEWIKQKVQLSTENDEDEVYFDSIKARSLYFEDPAGNIVEFISRLEDSPKSNLPFTIDHVIKMSEMSLVVEDKITVANELNKMALSERDQQQISTNSLSFIGTRKHPVYLLLVDAKRRWFFSKKEAVVYPQEILLDSGIQITIDDNLQFHIIKL, from the coding sequence TTGGATATTATTCTAGTAAAACTTCAAACAAACCAATTGAACGCTATGAAGTTTTTTTATGAAAGTATTTTAGGTTTTAAGGTTCTTGAAGAAGCTCATAATAAATTTACTATTCAAACTGGATTAACTGTCGTTACGTTTAGCGATGAACGGGTAACCAAAAATCCTTTCTATCATTTTGCTTTTGATATTCCAAGTAATCAATTTAATAGTGCTAAAGAATGGATTAAACAGAAAGTACAGCTTTCTACTGAAAATGATGAAGATGAAGTTTATTTCGACAGTATTAAAGCAAGATCACTTTATTTTGAAGACCCTGCTGGTAACATTGTTGAATTTATTTCACGGCTTGAGGATAGCCCAAAAAGTAATTTACCTTTCACAATTGACCATGTCATTAAAATGTCTGAAATGAGTTTAGTTGTTGAAGACAAAATTACTGTTGCCAATGAACTAAACAAAATGGCCTTATCTGAACGGGATCAACAACAGATTTCAACGAATTCACTTTCTTTTATTGGTACTAGAAAGCACCCTGTTTATTTGTTATTAGTAGATGCTAAAAGAAGATGGTTTTTTTCAAAAAAGGAAGCTGTTGTATACCCGCAAGAAATCCTTTTAGATTCAGGAATCCAAATCACAATAGACGATAATCTTCAATTTCACATAATAAAATTATAA
- a CDS encoding thioesterase family protein: MEKVLLAQKDIQINAYDIDAMGIVSNIVYVRWFEDLRMAFLNEHYPLAEMMAIKISPILMRTEIDYKVPLTIFDQPIGRCWMVKSGQSSWEMEFEIATDKVHCIGKQKGCFYDLKNKKVARIPERLQSLFSSEG; this comes from the coding sequence ATGGAGAAAGTATTATTAGCACAAAAGGATATTCAAATTAATGCCTACGATATTGATGCAATGGGGATTGTCAGTAATATTGTGTACGTACGTTGGTTTGAAGACTTACGTATGGCATTTTTAAACGAACATTATCCTTTAGCAGAAATGATGGCAATCAAAATTTCACCGATTTTAATGCGAACGGAAATCGATTATAAAGTGCCGCTAACGATTTTTGATCAACCGATTGGACGTTGCTGGATGGTGAAGTCTGGGCAATCCAGCTGGGAAATGGAATTTGAAATTGCGACTGATAAAGTGCATTGTATCGGCAAGCAAAAGGGCTGTTTCTATGACTTAAAAAACAAAAAGGTAGCGAGAATCCCAGAGCGCTTGCAAAGCTTATTTTCTAGTGAAGGCTAA
- a CDS encoding ATPase gives MNDSGLWISLGINLVIILILTIGFRRYYRNKPKVDQGFKIAYYGLSYRRKFWRTIYSLPLLLVYIVLMYFLLGLDALFIGFVIFAGIIFIVQAYYNYVKWQEEEKLA, from the coding sequence ATGAATGATTCTGGCCTTTGGATTAGTTTAGGGATCAATTTAGTCATTATTTTAATACTAACAATTGGATTCAGAAGATATTATCGTAATAAACCGAAAGTCGATCAAGGTTTTAAAATTGCCTATTACGGCTTATCTTATCGCCGAAAATTTTGGCGTACGATTTATTCACTTCCATTGCTACTTGTTTATATTGTGCTCATGTATTTTTTACTAGGTTTGGACGCATTATTTATTGGTTTTGTCATTTTTGCCGGCATCATTTTTATCGTGCAAGCCTATTACAATTACGTAAAATGGCAAGAGGAAGAAAAATTAGCTTAA